One part of the Streptomyces sp. AM 2-1-1 genome encodes these proteins:
- the nrdR gene encoding transcriptional regulator NrdR — protein sequence MHCPFCRHPDSRVVDSRTTDDGTSIRRRRQCPDCSRRFTTVETCSLMVVKRSGVTEPFSRTKVISGVRKACQGRPVTEDALAKLGQRVEEAVRATGSAELTTHDVGLAILGPLRELDLVAYLRFASVYRAFDSLEDFEAAIAELRERRPRAGEAGETPEVPAPSVPAR from the coding sequence ATGCACTGCCCCTTCTGCAGGCACCCCGACAGCAGGGTCGTCGACAGCCGTACGACGGACGACGGCACGTCGATCCGGCGTCGCCGGCAGTGCCCCGACTGCTCCCGCCGGTTCACCACGGTGGAGACCTGTTCGCTCATGGTCGTCAAGCGCAGCGGGGTCACCGAGCCCTTCAGCCGCACCAAGGTCATCTCCGGCGTCCGCAAGGCGTGCCAGGGGCGGCCGGTCACCGAGGACGCCCTCGCCAAGCTCGGCCAGCGGGTCGAGGAGGCGGTGCGCGCCACCGGCAGCGCCGAGCTGACCACCCACGACGTGGGACTCGCCATACTCGGCCCCCTGCGGGAACTCGACCTCGTCGCGTACCTGCGTTTCGCGTCCGTGTACCGGGCGTTCGACTCGCTCGAAGACTTCGAGGCCGCCATCGCGGAACTGCGTGAGCGGCGGCCGCGCGCCGGAGAGGCCGGGGAGACCCCCGAGGTCCCCGCTCCCTCCGTTCCCGCCCGCTGA
- the lexA gene encoding transcriptional repressor LexA has protein sequence MTTSADSATFTARDHRSPSRPEPVHAMNDSVTNPDGPEPPRAARSLPGRPPGIRADSSGLTDRQRRVIEVIRDSVQRRGYPPSMREIGQAVGLSSTSSVAHQLMALERKGFLRRDPHRPRAYEVRGSDQPISQQTDTTGKPAASYVPLVGRIAAGGPILAEESVEDVFPLPRQLVGDGELFVLKVVGDSMIEAAICDGDWVTVRRQPVAENGDIVAAMLEGEATVKRFRREDGHVWLLPHNAAYQPIPGDEATILGKVVAVLRRV, from the coding sequence GTGACCACCAGCGCCGACAGTGCCACGTTCACTGCCCGGGACCACCGCTCTCCGAGCCGACCTGAGCCGGTGCACGCCATGAATGACTCTGTCACGAACCCGGACGGGCCGGAGCCCCCCAGGGCCGCGCGCTCCCTGCCGGGGCGACCTCCCGGTATCCGGGCCGACAGTTCGGGCCTCACCGACCGGCAGCGGCGGGTCATCGAGGTCATCCGCGACTCGGTGCAGCGCCGGGGGTACCCGCCGTCGATGCGGGAGATCGGCCAGGCGGTCGGCCTCTCCAGCACCTCGTCCGTGGCGCATCAGCTGATGGCCCTGGAGCGCAAGGGTTTCCTGCGCAGGGACCCGCACCGTCCGCGTGCGTACGAAGTCCGGGGCTCGGACCAGCCCATCTCGCAGCAGACGGACACCACCGGGAAGCCCGCCGCCTCGTACGTCCCCCTGGTCGGCCGGATCGCGGCCGGCGGCCCGATCCTCGCGGAGGAGTCGGTGGAGGACGTCTTCCCGCTCCCGCGCCAACTGGTCGGGGACGGTGAGCTCTTCGTACTCAAGGTCGTCGGCGACTCCATGATCGAGGCCGCGATCTGTGACGGTGACTGGGTCACCGTACGCCGTCAGCCGGTCGCCGAGAACGGCGACATCGTCGCCGCGATGCTGGAGGGCGAGGCGACGGTCAAGCGGTTCCGCCGCGAGGACGGCCACGTATGGCTCCTCCCGCACAACGCCGCGTACCAGCCGATCCCCGGTGACGAGGCGACCATTCTCGGCAAGGTCGTGGCCGTGCTCCGGCGCGTCTGA
- a CDS encoding ATP-dependent DNA helicase produces the protein MTKPSLTELLHAAVTAVGGSERPGQAAMAAAVAGAVDDNAHLLVQAGTGTGKSLGYLVPALAHGERVVVATATLALQRQLVERDLPRTVEALHPLLRRRPQYAMLKGRSNYLCLHRLHEGVPQDEAEGLFDQFEAAAPSSKLGQDLLRLRDWSDETESGDRDDLTPGVSDRAWAQVSVSSRECLSASKCAYGAECFAEAARERAKLADVVVTNHALLAIDAIEGAPVLPPHEVLIVDEAHELVSRVTGVATGELTPGQVGRAVRRAAKLVNEKAADALQTASEGFERVMELAQPGRLEEVPEDLGHALMLLRDAARTVISALGSTRDKSVQDEDAVRKQALASVESIHAVAERITQGSEWDVVWYERHDRFGASVRVAPLSVSGLLREKLFADRSVVLTSATLKLGGDFNGVGASLGLAPEGTAGEDVPQWKGLDVGSPFDYPKQGILYVARHLATPGREGSRTDMLDELAELVEAAGGRTLGLFSSMRAAQAAAEELRGRLEKPILLQGEETLGELIKNFAADPETCLFGTLSLWQGVDVPGAGCQLVVMDRIPFPRPDDPLMSARQKAVEQAGGNGFMAVAATHAALLMAQGAGRLVRATGDKGVVAVLDPRLANARYGSYLRASMPDFWYTTDRNQARRSLAAIDAAARAEGR, from the coding sequence ATGACGAAGCCATCCCTCACCGAGCTCCTCCACGCCGCCGTCACCGCCGTCGGCGGTTCGGAACGGCCCGGCCAGGCGGCGATGGCCGCGGCCGTCGCCGGGGCCGTGGACGACAACGCGCACCTCCTCGTCCAGGCCGGCACGGGCACCGGCAAGTCCCTCGGCTATCTCGTCCCCGCGCTGGCGCACGGGGAGAGGGTCGTGGTCGCCACGGCCACCCTCGCCCTCCAGCGCCAGCTCGTGGAGCGGGACCTGCCGCGCACCGTGGAGGCGCTGCACCCGCTGCTGCGCCGCCGCCCCCAGTACGCGATGCTCAAGGGGCGCTCCAACTACCTCTGTCTGCACCGCCTCCACGAGGGCGTTCCGCAGGACGAGGCGGAAGGGCTCTTCGACCAGTTCGAGGCGGCGGCGCCCTCCAGCAAGCTCGGCCAGGACCTGTTGCGGCTGCGCGACTGGTCGGACGAGACCGAGTCCGGCGACCGTGACGACCTGACCCCCGGTGTCTCGGACCGTGCCTGGGCCCAGGTCTCCGTCTCCTCCCGGGAATGCCTCTCCGCCTCGAAGTGCGCGTACGGCGCCGAGTGCTTCGCGGAGGCCGCCCGGGAGCGGGCCAAGCTGGCCGACGTGGTGGTCACCAACCACGCCCTGCTCGCCATCGACGCGATCGAGGGGGCACCGGTCCTTCCGCCGCACGAGGTGCTGATCGTCGACGAGGCGCACGAGCTGGTCTCCCGCGTCACCGGCGTCGCGACCGGCGAGCTCACCCCCGGCCAGGTCGGCCGGGCGGTGCGGCGCGCCGCCAAGCTGGTCAACGAGAAGGCGGCCGACGCGCTCCAGACCGCGTCGGAGGGGTTCGAGCGCGTCATGGAGCTCGCCCAGCCCGGCCGGCTCGAAGAGGTACCCGAAGACCTCGGACACGCGCTGATGCTGCTGCGCGACGCCGCCCGCACCGTGATCTCCGCGCTCGGCTCCACCCGGGACAAGTCCGTGCAGGACGAGGACGCAGTCCGCAAGCAGGCGCTGGCATCGGTCGAGTCCATTCACGCGGTGGCGGAGCGGATCACCCAGGGCTCCGAATGGGACGTCGTCTGGTACGAACGCCACGACCGGTTCGGCGCGTCGGTGCGGGTGGCCCCGCTCTCCGTCTCCGGGCTGCTGCGCGAGAAGCTCTTCGCCGATCGCTCGGTGGTGCTGACCTCGGCCACCCTGAAGCTCGGCGGGGACTTCAACGGGGTCGGCGCCTCCTTGGGCCTCGCCCCCGAAGGCACCGCGGGGGAGGACGTCCCGCAGTGGAAGGGGCTCGACGTCGGCTCCCCCTTCGACTACCCGAAACAGGGGATCCTCTACGTCGCCCGCCATCTGGCCACCCCGGGCCGGGAGGGCTCCCGCACCGACATGCTGGACGAGCTGGCTGAACTCGTGGAGGCCGCCGGAGGCCGCACCCTCGGGCTCTTCTCCTCGATGCGCGCGGCCCAGGCGGCGGCCGAGGAGCTGCGCGGGCGGCTGGAGAAGCCGATCCTGCTCCAGGGGGAGGAGACCCTCGGCGAGCTGATCAAGAACTTCGCCGCCGACCCGGAGACCTGTCTCTTCGGCACCCTGTCGCTCTGGCAGGGCGTCGACGTGCCGGGCGCCGGGTGCCAGTTGGTGGTCATGGACCGCATCCCCTTCCCCCGGCCCGACGACCCGCTGATGAGCGCCCGCCAGAAGGCCGTGGAGCAGGCGGGCGGGAACGGCTTCATGGCCGTGGCCGCCACCCACGCCGCACTGCTGATGGCACAGGGAGCCGGCCGCCTCGTCCGGGCCACCGGCGACAAGGGCGTGGTGGCGGTCCTCGACCCCCGTCTCGCCAACGCCCGGTACGGCAGCTATCTGCGGGCCTCCATGCCCGACTTCTGGTACACCACGGACCGCAACCAGGCCCGGCGGTCACTGGCGGCGATCGACGCGGCCGCACGGGCCGAGGGGCGCTGA
- a CDS encoding IucA/IucC family siderophore biosynthesis protein: MQTYPVSPEPAERRPLSDHPELNGAVWDRVTAALLAKMLGEFAYEEILRPVPQQTFVAPAGTGDPYALLLDDGATLAFRARRGVYGSWRVDAASVREIPRTGETGDRDGDGAPAAPGRPFRDPLLFLTRARRLLGLDGATLGHLVRELTRTLAADAHLAHTALSAAELAGLGYAELEGHQTGHPWLVANKGRLGFSAADAARFTPEARTATTLPWIAVSTRIAGYRGVPALAAPDQLYARELDPSVRDAFATLLAGRGLDPQEYLYLPVHPWQWDEWIVPLYAPALAANDIVPLHTDDDPRLPQQSIRTFANVGRPDRFTVKLPLSILNTLVWRGLPTERTLAAPAVTGWVRGLCENDAFLRDTCGVILLGEVASVAVEHPLYDRLPEVPYQFKEILGAIWREPLPPRLAAGERARTLASLLHTDPSGRAFTAELVERSGLAPRAWLIRLFAALLPPLLHFLYRYGTVFSPHGENAIVVFDDRDVPVRLAIKDFVDDVNVSAHPLPEHATMPEDVRAVLLTEEPSFLTQFIHSGLFVGVFRYLSPLCEEQLGVPEDEFWSLVRAEVLRHHARFPELKERFEMFDMMTPQIERLCLNRNRLLVDGYRDRPDRPHAAVHGHVPNPLHFAGSVLD; the protein is encoded by the coding sequence GTGCAGACATATCCCGTGAGCCCTGAACCGGCGGAGCGCCGGCCGCTGTCGGACCACCCGGAACTGAACGGAGCCGTCTGGGACCGTGTCACGGCCGCACTGCTCGCGAAGATGCTCGGCGAGTTCGCGTACGAGGAGATCCTCCGGCCGGTCCCCCAGCAGACCTTCGTCGCCCCGGCCGGCACGGGCGACCCGTACGCCCTGCTCCTCGACGACGGCGCCACCCTCGCCTTCCGGGCCCGCCGCGGGGTGTACGGCAGCTGGCGCGTCGACGCCGCCTCGGTCCGCGAGATCCCGCGGACCGGCGAAACCGGTGACCGGGACGGCGACGGCGCTCCCGCGGCCCCGGGCCGGCCGTTCCGCGACCCGCTGCTCTTCCTCACCCGCGCCCGCCGCCTCCTCGGCCTGGACGGCGCCACCCTCGGCCACCTCGTGCGCGAACTCACCCGCACCCTCGCCGCCGACGCGCACCTCGCCCACACCGCCCTCAGCGCGGCTGAGCTCGCCGGACTCGGTTACGCCGAACTCGAAGGCCACCAGACCGGCCACCCCTGGCTCGTCGCCAACAAGGGCCGCCTCGGCTTCTCCGCCGCCGACGCCGCCCGCTTCACCCCCGAGGCGCGCACCGCCACCACCCTGCCGTGGATCGCCGTCAGTACCCGGATCGCCGGCTACCGCGGGGTCCCGGCGCTCGCCGCACCCGACCAGCTCTACGCCCGCGAGCTCGACCCCTCGGTACGCGACGCCTTCGCGACCCTGCTCGCCGGCCGCGGCCTCGACCCGCAGGAGTACCTCTACCTGCCGGTCCATCCCTGGCAGTGGGACGAGTGGATCGTGCCGCTCTACGCCCCCGCCCTCGCGGCGAACGACATCGTCCCCCTGCACACCGACGACGATCCGCGGCTGCCCCAGCAGTCCATCCGAACCTTCGCCAACGTGGGACGCCCCGACCGCTTCACCGTGAAGCTCCCCCTGTCGATCCTCAACACCCTCGTCTGGCGGGGACTGCCGACCGAACGCACCCTCGCCGCCCCCGCCGTCACCGGATGGGTGCGGGGGCTGTGCGAGAACGACGCCTTCCTGCGCGACACCTGCGGGGTGATCCTGCTCGGCGAGGTCGCCTCCGTGGCGGTGGAACACCCGCTCTACGACCGGTTGCCCGAGGTGCCCTACCAGTTCAAGGAGATTCTCGGCGCCATCTGGCGCGAGCCGCTGCCGCCGAGGCTGGCGGCGGGCGAGCGGGCGCGCACCCTCGCCTCGCTGCTGCACACCGACCCGTCGGGCCGGGCCTTCACCGCCGAACTGGTCGAACGCTCGGGGCTGGCCCCCCGAGCCTGGCTGATCCGCCTCTTCGCCGCCCTGCTGCCTCCGCTGCTGCACTTCCTCTACCGGTACGGGACCGTCTTCTCGCCGCACGGGGAGAACGCCATCGTGGTCTTCGACGACCGGGACGTACCCGTGCGGCTCGCGATCAAGGACTTCGTCGACGACGTCAACGTCAGCGCCCACCCGCTGCCCGAGCACGCCACCATGCCCGAGGACGTGCGCGCCGTCCTGCTGACCGAGGAACCCTCCTTCCTCACGCAGTTCATCCACTCCGGACTCTTCGTGGGAGTCTTCCGCTACCTCTCCCCGCTCTGCGAAGAGCAACTGGGGGTCCCGGAGGACGAGTTCTGGTCGCTCGTCCGGGCGGAGGTGCTGCGCCACCACGCCCGCTTCCCGGAACTGAAGGAACGGTTCGAGATGTTCGACATGATGACGCCGCAGATCGAGCGCCTCTGTCTCAACCGCAACCGTCTGCTTGTGGACGGTTACCGGGACCGGCCGGACCGCCCGCACGCGGCCGTGCACGGCCACGTCCCCAATCCGCTGCACTTCGCCGGATCGGTCCTGGACTGA
- a CDS encoding GNAT family N-acetyltransferase — MTRAEDGRTTGGAPRAHAPATTVEDTLDLRLTEELLALFAADTPPAPSGPADSALLDAPGTWRPATTSAGIFRLVPVTLPRDLPVLTRWMNDPAVAAFWELAGPEEVTARHLAAQLDGDGRSVPCLGVLDGKAMSYWEIYRADLDPLARHYPARPHDTGVHLLIGGVGDRGRRVGTTLLRAVADLVLDHRPPCARVVAEPDLRNTPSVAAFLSAGFRFSAEVELPEKRAALMIRDRAHRDHL; from the coding sequence GTGACGAGAGCCGAGGACGGCCGGACGACCGGGGGAGCGCCCCGCGCGCACGCGCCCGCCACCACCGTCGAGGACACGCTGGACCTGCGTCTGACCGAGGAGCTCCTCGCCCTCTTCGCCGCCGACACCCCGCCCGCACCGAGCGGCCCCGCCGACTCCGCGCTCCTCGACGCCCCCGGTACCTGGCGTCCCGCCACCACCTCGGCCGGCATCTTCCGGCTCGTGCCCGTGACGCTCCCACGCGACCTGCCCGTCCTCACCCGCTGGATGAACGATCCGGCCGTCGCCGCCTTCTGGGAGCTCGCCGGCCCCGAGGAGGTGACGGCGCGTCACCTCGCCGCGCAGCTCGACGGCGACGGGCGGAGCGTCCCGTGTCTGGGCGTGCTCGACGGCAAGGCGATGAGCTACTGGGAGATCTACCGCGCCGACCTCGACCCGCTCGCGCGCCACTACCCCGCGCGTCCGCACGACACCGGGGTGCACCTGCTGATCGGCGGGGTCGGCGACCGGGGACGACGGGTCGGCACCACCCTGCTGCGCGCCGTGGCCGACCTCGTGCTCGACCATCGTCCCCCGTGCGCGCGCGTCGTCGCGGAGCCCGATCTGCGCAACACCCCTTCCGTCGCAGCCTTCCTGAGCGCGGGATTCCGCTTCTCCGCCGAAGTCGAGCTGCCCGAGAAGAGGGCCGCCCTGATGATCCGCGACCGAGCCCACCGAGACCACCTGTGA
- a CDS encoding IucA/IucC family protein: MNPTPASEAVTPLTSQLRGQEEPRSPRTADAPTVPRQKAGHHEGESAPAGPAPCGDPLDDPDPYRAADVAGAESLLRCWARENDLLRPERETLRIPLPASGTALLVPVLYWSPTGHHRFGPAALEGAPAGAPAADAVTVAALLCREGDQHAAAELVGRVADSVRHTTDFLTQRRRTPEEPPGTDPFLAAEQSLLHGHPLHPTPKSREGLSESEARLYSPELHGSFPLHWMAVDRGVLATDSAWTPDGRPVSAEELLAPHAAGVRLPGGTVAMPVHPWQAEELLRRPEVTELLDAGLLHDLGRSGADWHPTSSVRTVYRPGAGVMLKLSLGVRITNSRRENLRKELHRGAEVHRLLSGGLSAEWRRAHPGFDIVRDPAWLAVDTKDGNPVQGLDVVLRNNPFGPHDDALCIAGLTALRPRPWRTAMRSRLAETVSRLAERTGRTVGAVCAEWFLRYLDRVVRPVLWLDATAGVALEAHQQNTLVLLDADGWPVGGRYRDNQGYYFRESHRDALDRRLPGIGAESDTFVSDTVTDERFAYYLGINNVFGLIGAFGAQRLADERLLLDAFRRFLRSTAAMGSPLPSYLLETPQLRCKANLLTRLNGMDELVGPVDTQSVYVTLTNPLHS; encoded by the coding sequence GTGAACCCCACCCCCGCGTCCGAGGCCGTCACCCCCCTCACCAGCCAGCTCCGAGGGCAGGAGGAGCCTCGGAGCCCGCGTACGGCCGACGCGCCGACCGTCCCCCGCCAGAAGGCCGGCCACCACGAGGGCGAGAGCGCCCCGGCCGGGCCGGCCCCGTGCGGGGACCCGCTGGACGATCCGGACCCGTACCGCGCGGCCGACGTCGCCGGCGCCGAGAGCCTCCTGCGCTGCTGGGCGCGCGAGAACGACCTGCTCCGCCCGGAGCGGGAGACCCTGCGCATCCCCCTCCCCGCCAGCGGCACCGCCCTCCTCGTGCCCGTCCTGTACTGGTCGCCCACCGGTCACCACCGTTTCGGACCGGCCGCCCTCGAAGGCGCCCCCGCCGGGGCCCCGGCGGCCGACGCGGTCACCGTCGCCGCCCTGCTCTGCCGGGAGGGCGACCAGCACGCCGCCGCCGAACTCGTGGGCCGCGTCGCCGACTCGGTACGCCACACCACCGACTTCCTCACCCAGCGGCGCCGCACCCCCGAGGAGCCCCCCGGCACCGACCCCTTCCTCGCAGCCGAACAGTCCCTGCTGCACGGGCACCCGCTCCACCCCACGCCCAAGAGCCGCGAAGGGCTTTCCGAGTCGGAGGCCCGGCTCTACTCGCCCGAACTCCACGGCAGCTTCCCGCTCCACTGGATGGCCGTCGACCGCGGTGTGCTCGCCACCGACTCCGCCTGGACCCCCGACGGCCGCCCGGTCAGCGCCGAGGAACTCCTCGCCCCGCACGCGGCAGGAGTGCGCCTGCCCGGCGGCACGGTCGCGATGCCCGTCCACCCCTGGCAGGCCGAGGAGCTCCTGCGGCGGCCCGAGGTCACCGAACTCCTGGACGCGGGGCTCCTCCACGACCTCGGCCGGTCGGGCGCCGACTGGCACCCGACCTCGTCGGTACGGACCGTCTACCGACCGGGCGCGGGGGTCATGCTCAAGCTCTCGCTGGGCGTGCGCATCACCAACTCCCGCCGGGAGAACCTCCGCAAGGAGCTCCATCGGGGAGCGGAGGTGCACCGGCTCCTCAGCGGCGGCCTGTCGGCCGAGTGGCGCCGGGCCCACCCCGGGTTCGACATCGTCCGCGACCCGGCCTGGCTCGCCGTCGACACCAAGGACGGCAACCCCGTCCAGGGACTCGACGTGGTGCTGCGGAACAATCCCTTCGGCCCCCACGACGACGCCCTCTGCATCGCGGGGCTCACCGCCCTGCGTCCCCGGCCCTGGCGCACCGCCATGCGCTCGCGGCTGGCCGAGACCGTGTCCCGCCTGGCCGAGCGGACCGGCCGCACCGTCGGCGCGGTCTGCGCCGAGTGGTTCCTGCGCTACCTCGACCGCGTCGTGCGCCCCGTCCTCTGGCTGGACGCCACGGCCGGTGTCGCGCTCGAAGCCCACCAGCAGAACACCCTCGTCCTGCTCGACGCGGACGGCTGGCCCGTGGGCGGCCGGTACCGGGACAACCAGGGGTATTACTTCCGCGAGTCGCACCGTGACGCGCTCGACCGCCGGCTGCCCGGCATCGGCGCCGAGAGCGACACCTTCGTCTCCGACACGGTCACGGACGAACGGTTCGCCTACTACCTCGGCATCAACAACGTCTTCGGGCTGATCGGAGCCTTCGGCGCCCAGCGGCTCGCCGACGAACGCCTCCTTCTCGACGCCTTCCGCCGCTTCCTGCGCTCCACCGCGGCCATGGGCTCGCCGCTTCCCTCGTATCTCCTGGAGACCCCCCAGCTGCGCTGCAAGGCCAACCTGCTGACCCGGCTGAACGGCATGGACGAGCTCGTCGGGCCCGTCGACACCCAGTCCGTCTACGTCACACTCACCAACCCGCTGCATTCCTGA
- a CDS encoding diaminobutyrate--2-oxoglutarate transaminase family protein encodes MAVTESAPEVLPAAHEGILRRQSLRESAARTYARSLPIVPVRARGLTIEGADGRRYLDCLSGAGTLALGHNHPVVLEAIRKVIDSGAPLHVLDLATPVKDAFVTELFATLPGELARDARIQFCGPAGTDAVEAAFKLVRAATGRTGLLAFTGAYHGMTAGALDASGGAQEVRVTRLPFPQEYRCPFGIGGERGAEVAAHWTRHLLDDPKGGVPAPAGMILEPVQGEGGVNPAPDGWLRRMREITADRSIPLIADEVQTGVGRTGRFWAVEHSGVVPDVMVLSKAIGGSLPLAVIVYRSSLDLWQPGAHAGTFRGNQLAMAAGAATLAYVRENGLAERAAVLGARMLGRLRELAALHRGIGDVRGRGLMIGVELVDPEAAPDHDGGPPPADPAFAAAVQQECLRRGLIVELGGRHNAVVRLLPPLTLTDEQATAVVDRLADALQAAEGSPHRRAAAGSLR; translated from the coding sequence GTGGCAGTGACCGAATCAGCGCCGGAGGTCCTGCCCGCGGCGCACGAGGGCATTCTCCGGCGCCAGTCGTTGCGCGAGTCGGCGGCGCGCACCTACGCGCGCTCCCTGCCGATCGTGCCGGTGCGGGCGCGCGGACTGACCATCGAGGGCGCCGACGGCCGCAGATACCTCGACTGCCTATCCGGCGCGGGGACCCTGGCGCTCGGTCACAACCACCCCGTGGTGCTGGAGGCCATCCGCAAGGTCATCGACTCCGGTGCCCCCCTGCACGTGCTCGACCTCGCCACCCCCGTGAAGGACGCCTTCGTCACCGAACTCTTCGCCACCCTCCCCGGAGAACTCGCCCGTGACGCCCGCATCCAGTTCTGCGGGCCCGCCGGGACGGACGCCGTCGAGGCCGCGTTCAAGCTGGTGCGGGCGGCCACCGGCCGCACCGGACTGCTCGCGTTCACGGGTGCCTACCACGGCATGACCGCGGGGGCGCTCGATGCCTCCGGCGGCGCCCAGGAGGTCCGTGTGACGCGCCTGCCCTTCCCCCAGGAGTACCGCTGCCCCTTCGGCATCGGCGGGGAACGGGGCGCGGAGGTCGCCGCCCACTGGACCCGGCACCTGCTGGACGACCCCAAGGGCGGGGTGCCCGCGCCGGCCGGCATGATCCTCGAACCCGTGCAGGGCGAGGGCGGCGTCAACCCCGCCCCCGACGGCTGGCTGCGCCGGATGCGCGAGATCACGGCCGACCGCTCCATCCCCCTGATCGCCGACGAGGTGCAGACCGGCGTCGGCAGGACCGGCCGCTTCTGGGCGGTCGAGCACAGCGGGGTGGTGCCCGACGTCATGGTGCTCTCCAAGGCCATCGGCGGCTCGCTGCCCCTCGCCGTGATCGTCTACCGCTCCTCGCTGGACCTCTGGCAGCCGGGCGCTCACGCCGGCACCTTCCGCGGCAACCAGCTCGCCATGGCGGCGGGCGCGGCCACCCTCGCGTACGTCCGCGAGAACGGGCTGGCCGAACGCGCCGCCGTGCTCGGGGCGCGCATGCTCGGGCGCCTGCGCGAGCTCGCCGCGCTCCACCGCGGCATCGGGGACGTCCGGGGGCGCGGCCTGATGATCGGCGTCGAACTCGTCGACCCCGAGGCCGCCCCCGACCACGACGGCGGACCGCCCCCGGCCGATCCGGCCTTCGCCGCCGCCGTCCAGCAGGAATGCCTGCGCCGCGGCCTCATCGTCGAACTCGGCGGCCGCCACAACGCCGTCGTCCGGCTGCTGCCGCCCCTCACCCTCACCGACGAACAGGCGACGGCGGTCGTCGACCGTCTCGCCGACGCGCTGCAAGCCGCGGAAGGCTCGCCGCACCGGCGCGCCGCCGCCGGGTCGCTCCGCTGA
- the hflX gene encoding GTPase HflX, which yields MTSSSSLPQDAQDAQSATESDSTRATESLRADALMEEDVAWSHQIDGERDGDQFDRSERAALRRVAGLSTELEDVTEVEYRQLRLERVVLVGVWTSGTVHDAEISLAELAALAETAGAQVLDAVYQRRDKPDPATYIGSGKALELRDLVLESGADTVVCDGELSPGQLIHLEDVVKVKVVDRTALILDIFAQHAKSREGKAQVSLAQMQYMLPRLRGWGQSLSRQMGGGGSSGGGGMATRGPGETKIETDRRRIREKMAKMRREIAEMKTGREIKRQERRRNKVPSVAIAGYTNAGKSSLLNRLTGAGVLVENSLFATLDPTVRRAETPSGRLYTLADTVGFVRHLPHHLVEAFRSTMEEVGDADLILHVVDGSHPVPEEQLAAVREVIREVGATGVPEIVVINKADAADPLVLARLLRAEPHAIAVSARTGAGIGELLALVDAELPRPSVEIEALVPYIQGALVSRVHADGEVISEEHTAEGTLLKARVHEELAAELAVFVLAPH from the coding sequence ATGACCTCCTCTTCTTCCCTTCCCCAGGACGCGCAGGACGCGCAGAGCGCCACGGAGTCCGACTCCACACGTGCCACCGAGAGCCTTCGGGCCGACGCCCTGATGGAAGAGGACGTCGCCTGGAGCCACCAGATCGACGGAGAGCGGGACGGCGACCAGTTCGACCGGTCCGAGCGTGCCGCGCTGCGACGCGTGGCCGGTCTCTCCACCGAGCTGGAGGACGTCACCGAGGTCGAGTACCGCCAGCTCCGTCTGGAGCGCGTGGTGCTCGTCGGTGTGTGGACCTCCGGGACCGTGCACGACGCGGAGATCTCCCTCGCGGAGCTCGCCGCGCTCGCCGAGACCGCGGGCGCCCAGGTGCTCGACGCCGTCTACCAGCGGCGCGACAAGCCGGACCCGGCCACCTACATCGGCTCGGGCAAGGCGCTGGAGCTGCGCGACCTCGTGCTCGAATCCGGCGCCGACACCGTCGTCTGCGACGGTGAACTCAGCCCCGGTCAGCTCATCCACCTCGAAGACGTCGTCAAGGTCAAGGTGGTCGACCGGACCGCGCTGATCCTCGACATCTTCGCCCAGCACGCCAAGTCCCGTGAGGGCAAGGCGCAGGTCTCGCTGGCACAGATGCAGTACATGCTGCCGCGCCTGCGCGGCTGGGGCCAGTCGCTCTCCCGGCAGATGGGCGGCGGCGGTTCCAGCGGCGGTGGCGGCATGGCCACGCGTGGTCCCGGTGAGACCAAGATCGAGACGGACCGGCGCCGCATCCGCGAGAAGATGGCGAAGATGCGCCGGGAGATCGCGGAGATGAAGACCGGCCGCGAGATCAAGCGGCAGGAGCGACGGCGCAACAAGGTGCCCTCGGTCGCGATCGCCGGTTACACCAACGCCGGCAAGTCGTCGCTGCTCAATCGCCTGACCGGGGCCGGTGTCCTGGTGGAGAACTCCCTGTTCGCCACCCTGGACCCGACCGTCCGCCGGGCGGAGACCCCCAGCGGCCGGCTCTACACCCTCGCCGACACCGTCGGGTTCGTCCGGCACCTGCCGCACCACCTGGTCGAGGCGTTCCGCTCCACCATGGAGGAGGTCGGCGACGCGGACCTCATCCTGCACGTGGTGGACGGGTCGCACCCCGTCCCGGAGGAGCAGCTCGCCGCCGTGCGTGAAGTGATCCGGGAGGTCGGCGCCACCGGCGTCCCCGAGATCGTCGTGATCAACAAGGCGGACGCCGCGGACCCGCTGGTCCTGGCACGGCTGCTGCGCGCGGAGCCGCACGCCATCGCCGTCTCGGCCCGTACCGGCGCCGGGATCGGCGAGCTGCTCGCGCTGGTCGACGCCGAACTGCCCCGGCCGTCCGTGGAGATCGAGGCTCTGGTCCCGTACATCCAGGGCGCCCTGGTCTCGCGGGTGCACGCCGACGGCGAGGTGATCTCCGAGGAGCACACCGCGGAGGGCACCCTGCTCAAGGCGAGGGTCCACGAGGAACTCGCCGCGGAACTCGCGGTGTTCGTCCTCGCACCGCACTGA